A part of Kwoniella dejecticola CBS 10117 chromosome 5, complete sequence genomic DNA contains:
- a CDS encoding mitotic-spindle organizing protein 1: MSSAAAWDEARLQNARETIDSLHDLSQLLQTGLDKNTLSICVGMIEQGANPDTLAAVIKELRRENEILKAQRSE, translated from the exons ATGtcgtcagcagcagcatgGGATGAAGCACGACTGCAAAATGCGAGAGAGACTATAGATT CTTTGCATGACCTATCTCAATTACTTCAAACTG GCCTGGATAAGAACACGTTGTCGATATGCGTAGGAATGATTGAACAAGGCGCTAATCCTGATACCCTGGCT GCCGTCATCAAAGAATTGAGGCGAGAGAACGAGATATTGAAAGCTCAACGTTCAGAGTAG